A stretch of Mycobacterium sp. ITM-2016-00316 DNA encodes these proteins:
- a CDS encoding 8-amino-7-oxononanoate synthase → MTRTGLSPLAWLAEVEAQRRAQGLRRSLRVRPPVGAELDLASNDYLGLSQHPAVLEGGVEALRTWGAGAGGSRLVTGNTELHEEFEAELASFTGAESALVFSSGYTANIGAVVALTGPGSLLVSDALTHASIVDACRLSRARVAVTPHLDVAAVEAALSGRAEERAVVATESVFSTDGGLAPLRELHEVCRRFGALLLVDEAHGLGVRGTGGQGLLHEVGLGGAPDVVMTTTLSKALGSQGGAVLGPAAVRAHLIDTARTFIFDTGLAPAAVGAALAALRVLEGQPQLAAAVLARAAELARICDVAETPTSAVVSVILGDPGVAAAAAAACLERGVRVGCFRPPSVPAGTSRLRLTARAALTDDEIAVAAGVLTEVLGLQR, encoded by the coding sequence GTGACGCGCACCGGTCTTTCCCCGCTGGCCTGGCTCGCCGAGGTCGAGGCGCAACGCCGTGCGCAAGGGCTGCGCCGATCCCTGCGGGTGCGCCCGCCGGTGGGCGCCGAGCTCGATCTGGCCTCCAACGACTATCTCGGGTTGTCCCAGCACCCCGCCGTGCTCGAAGGTGGCGTCGAGGCGCTGCGCACCTGGGGCGCCGGCGCCGGCGGCTCGCGGCTGGTCACCGGGAACACCGAGCTGCACGAGGAATTCGAAGCCGAGTTGGCGTCGTTCACCGGCGCCGAGTCGGCATTGGTGTTCTCGTCGGGGTACACCGCCAACATCGGCGCCGTCGTGGCACTCACCGGTCCCGGCTCGTTGCTGGTCTCCGATGCGCTCACCCACGCCTCGATCGTGGATGCCTGCCGGCTGTCGCGGGCCAGGGTCGCGGTGACACCGCATCTCGACGTCGCCGCCGTCGAAGCGGCGCTGTCCGGGCGCGCCGAGGAACGCGCGGTGGTGGCCACCGAATCGGTGTTCAGCACCGACGGTGGCCTGGCCCCGCTGCGTGAACTGCACGAGGTGTGCCGCCGGTTCGGTGCGCTGCTGCTGGTCGACGAGGCGCACGGGCTCGGTGTCCGCGGCACCGGCGGCCAGGGCCTGCTGCACGAGGTCGGTCTGGGCGGCGCGCCGGACGTCGTCATGACCACGACGCTGTCCAAGGCGCTGGGCAGCCAGGGCGGTGCGGTGCTCGGACCGGCCGCGGTGCGTGCCCATCTCATCGATACCGCCCGCACGTTCATCTTCGACACCGGGCTCGCGCCGGCGGCCGTCGGCGCCGCGCTGGCCGCACTGCGCGTGCTGGAGGGCCAGCCGCAGCTGGCCGCCGCGGTGCTGGCGCGCGCCGCCGAACTCGCCCGGATCTGCGACGTGGCCGAGACGCCCACCTCGGCGGTCGTCTCGGTGATTCTGGGTGACCCCGGGGTGGCCGCCGCCGCGGCCGCGGCCTGCCTGGAACGCGGGGTGCGGGTGGGCTGTTTCCGGCCGCCC